In the Cohaesibacter gelatinilyticus genome, TTGCTTTATCTGGACCAAAGTTTCGAAGCCGGGGAGCTGCTATTCGAGCGTGAAATTATAGAATAAGGGCAATGACCAGCCATATCCATAAGGGTGCTGGTACAATAGCCCAGACAAATAGAGCAGGAAGATACTTGGTTAAGCTCATAACATTGATCCCTTTCAGGAGAAATTGGTTAGACCGGAAATTTCGCTTACTGACATCAAAACGACGACTGAAATTCCGACGACCACGAAGATCCTGACATGTCTCAGGAAGGCACGTTCAAGAGGAGTTTTTTTGGCAATACCATAGGATCTTCCTTCAAGATAACCGCTGGTGATAAGGGTTAGAAATAGAAGAAACCAGATCGCGACCAAGCCTTCTGCGATCAGGACTATTGCGGGTAACATGGGATATCTCCTTTTCCAACTCAGGATGCTTCTCGCGCATAATGAGGGTGATGCTCCTGTGCGTTTATCCAGTTTGGAATGGTATCAAAAGGGGATCCAAACATCGCCATCCATAGGCTTTGAGCGATCCGTTCAGCGGCCTCCACGACGAGTGGTGTGGCTTCAGGTTCGAAGATTTCCTGGGCCGTTGGACGGAAGATGGAAAGCCAGATGCGGAAGTCTTCCGATTGTGCTTCCGACAACTGCATGTGAGCAGGCATAGGCCTGCCTTTGAAGCGTCCAGTGCGAAGTAAGACTGAGGACCAGAAATCTTTCATTTTGGTCAGATGCTCCGGCCAGCGCCCATCAAGGCGACCCGTGAAAACCGGGCCTAATCGTTCGTCATCCTGCACCCGCATATAGAAAAGCTCGACGAGATCCGAGATCTGCTGTTCCGTAATGGAAGGATGGACTGGAATACGGTTCAAGATATAGTCAGATGTGGTCATGTCATCCTCTTAACATCTATTTTGAATATATCTTTATCATGAGTGGATTTAAAAAGAAATATATAATTTATATGTTTTATGAAGAAACCTTATGTTGTCCTGATGCGAAAATTCGATTTATGGGAAATTTTCCTTTTAGATCAATGTCTTGATGATTTTATGAGCTATCAGAATTTTGCCGATGATTTAGGCGAATCTTTATGATATATATTGTATATATCTTTGGAGAAGCTCTATGCGTCTTAATCAGGCAAGCGATTTTGCCCTTCGTCTCGTTATGCAATGCGCCATGCAACCCGATGTGATTCATCGGATTGATCAAGTTGTCCAACAACAGGGATTTTCCAAGGGTCATGTCATGAAACTGGTCAATCAGTTGGCGCGAGCAGGTATTTTTGAAACCGTCAGGGGGCGGGGTGGTGGCTTTCGGTTGGGGCGCTTTGCCAAAGATATCTCCGTCGGAGATGTCGTGCGAGCAGTGGAAGCTGATTTTGCTGTTGTGGAATGTTTGCGGACTGGTTCAGCGGAAACCAAGAATTGCTGCTTTCTTCCTGCTTGCAGGCTGAAGCCATTGATGAACAAAGCCTCCAGTGCATTTCTTTCAGTGTTGGATGGGATGACGATTGAAGCTGCAATTGCTGATTTGCCTGTGCCCGAAGCTCTGACCATGTCTTTTGATTGACAGGATGCAAGCCCTATTCTTCTTCCAGCCGTATCGGACCATTTCTGATGCCAATTTAACAGATTGATGAGTTTGCATCCTAATTTGCTGACAGATCATTAACTAAAAATAAAGCATAATTCTCCAGTCTCGGTATCAAGCTTTTCGTCAAGTGGGCACTGGGTGATGTCAACTAGAAACCGCCAGAATTTGATCAGTTTTACGGTCTTTGCATGTCTGACCGTAAGCATCTTTCTGCTCACCGCTCTACCACAATCAGAAACAGACACTGTTGTCGTTTTTGTCTTCCCTGGTTCGGAGAGCTCTCATGCGGTGGAAGTCATTGCCCGGGCTGGTGGATATTTGATGAATTCCGGGTCCTGGCCATGGATTGCATTGGCCAGTTCATCCGATCCCGATTTTGTGAATGAACTCTATCGGGCTGGTGCCCTGTTTGTTGGCAGCGGGCGTCTCTTTTCAGCCTGTTTTCCCAATCCAATTTCTCCATCCAAACAATCGGTACTAACCATTTCGCCTCTCCGCGACAGGATCAAGGGTTTCAAGAATGCACGACTTACAAACACTTAGACAGCAATTTTCCAAGGTTGTTGTAGGCTTGCTATGGCTGAATACCGCATTTGCAGGGCTTATGGCTTTGACTATGTCGGGTGCTTCTGGATGGGTTGCCGTGGTAATTTCCACACTGGCAGCCGGTGCCACAACCTTCTCGCTTAGTCAATCAGGTTGCAGTGTTCTGACCCGCGATATCAGCGCCATTTCATTGGCCTCGCAGGTGGCTTTGATTGTTTTCATTTTTTCCGGTCATCCTTACCAGATTGATTGGCATATGTATTTCTTTGCCGCCATGGCGGTATTGGCCGGTTGGTGTTGCTGGCGTGCCATTCTGGTGGGAACGGCCGTGGTTGCAGTTCATCATCTGGTATTGAACTTTGTTTACCCAATGGCAGTCTTTCCAGGTGGTGGTGATTTCACACGGGTTGTCATGCACGCTGTCATTCTGGTTCTCCAATCCGGCACATTGATCTGGCTGACTTCGCGTCTGTCCGCTGCCATCGATGCTTCCACCAAAGCTGTGGAAGAAGCCAATACGGCCAAAGCTCAGGCAACAGATCTGTTGGCTGAGCAGAAAATGGTCCAGACTGAAGGTCAGGAAAGGGTCACCAGAGTTGATCAGTTGATCGAAGATTTCCAGCAAACTGTCGAACAGTCTTTGGGCCAAGTTACAACCAACAGTGATGCTATGGAACAGACTGCGCAGTCGCTCAGCTCCATGGCGCAACATACTCTGGAGCAATCCAACGGTATTTCAGCCTCTTCACAAGAAGCCGCCAGTTCTGTTGGTGTGGTGGCAACCGCAGCAGAAGAATTGTCAGCGTCGATTGCAGATATCAATAGTCAGCTGCATCAGACCAAGGCCATTGTTTCGCAAACCACCGTTTCAGCTCAGAACAGCAATGAGAAAGTCTCCAGTCTCGATACTGCTGCTCAACGCATCGGGCAGGTCGTAACCCTCATTCAGGATATTGCCGAGCAAACCAATCTTCTGGCTTTGAACGCTACAATTGAAGCTGCACGTGCTGGCGATATGGGTAAGGGATTTGCCGTTGTGGCGGCGGAAGTGAAGGAATTGGCGAACCAGACCTCCAAGGCTACTGAAGAAATTTCCTCCCAGATTGGCGATATTCAGGTTTCCACCAAGGATGCGGTAAGCGCGATTGAGAAAATTGCGGAAACCATGCAGCAGGTGGATGAATATACCACTTCCATTGCCACAGCAGTGGAACAACAAGGTGGTGCAACGCAGGAAATCAGCCAAAGTGTTCAGCAGGCAGCGAACAGTACGGACATGGTGCATTCCAATATCGCAAATGTAACGACTTCAGTTTCTTCTACGTCTGATTCTGCGTCGCAAGTGATGCTGGCCTCAAAGGAAGTCTCTGACGAAGCCAATCGTCTGAAGGAGCAAGTGATGAAGTTTCTTACGGATGTGAAGGCTGCCTAGAGACTGAGGTAGATCTCGACAATGGCCAAGTGTGCAAAAGCTTTGGCCATTGTCGTATTTGGCAACGGAATATTTAATCAATCAGATTTTCAATATGTTCTGCTACGTGACGAGCGTCAATTTCCGCTTCTCTAACCAACCAATCAAAATGATCGGTTAGCGAGTTTACTCGATCTGCCTCACGAAATGCGAGATA is a window encoding:
- a CDS encoding group III truncated hemoglobin translates to MTTSDYILNRIPVHPSITEQQISDLVELFYMRVQDDERLGPVFTGRLDGRWPEHLTKMKDFWSSVLLRTGRFKGRPMPAHMQLSEAQSEDFRIWLSIFRPTAQEIFEPEATPLVVEAAERIAQSLWMAMFGSPFDTIPNWINAQEHHPHYAREAS
- a CDS encoding RrF2 family transcriptional regulator produces the protein MRLNQASDFALRLVMQCAMQPDVIHRIDQVVQQQGFSKGHVMKLVNQLARAGIFETVRGRGGGFRLGRFAKDISVGDVVRAVEADFAVVECLRTGSAETKNCCFLPACRLKPLMNKASSAFLSVLDGMTIEAAIADLPVPEALTMSFD
- a CDS encoding methyl-accepting chemotaxis protein, whose product is MHDLQTLRQQFSKVVVGLLWLNTAFAGLMALTMSGASGWVAVVISTLAAGATTFSLSQSGCSVLTRDISAISLASQVALIVFIFSGHPYQIDWHMYFFAAMAVLAGWCCWRAILVGTAVVAVHHLVLNFVYPMAVFPGGGDFTRVVMHAVILVLQSGTLIWLTSRLSAAIDASTKAVEEANTAKAQATDLLAEQKMVQTEGQERVTRVDQLIEDFQQTVEQSLGQVTTNSDAMEQTAQSLSSMAQHTLEQSNGISASSQEAASSVGVVATAAEELSASIADINSQLHQTKAIVSQTTVSAQNSNEKVSSLDTAAQRIGQVVTLIQDIAEQTNLLALNATIEAARAGDMGKGFAVVAAEVKELANQTSKATEEISSQIGDIQVSTKDAVSAIEKIAETMQQVDEYTTSIATAVEQQGGATQEISQSVQQAANSTDMVHSNIANVTTSVSSTSDSASQVMLASKEVSDEANRLKEQVMKFLTDVKAA